One part of the Phoenix dactylifera cultivar Barhee BC4 chromosome 4, palm_55x_up_171113_PBpolish2nd_filt_p, whole genome shotgun sequence genome encodes these proteins:
- the LOC103712687 gene encoding uncharacterized protein LOC103712687 isoform X1, giving the protein MIQFLRYRLSVAEEMKKGLHPQMQWISYVTQSGRLMHVMMTKIHHVGKVYHFRARRQMAQSLGQIAKFNRRYGQKNEDDGEIFNLQK; this is encoded by the exons ATGATCCAGTTTTTGAGATATAGGCTGTCTGTG GCGGAAGAGATGAAGAAAGGGTTGCACCCACAGATGCAGTGGATTTCGTATGTGACTCAGAGTGGGAGATTGATGCATGTTATGATGACCAAGATACATCATGTTGGTAAAGTCTATCATTTCAGGGCAAGGCGTCAGATGGCACAGAGTCTAGGTCAGATTGCAAAGTTCAACCGCCGATATGGGCAAAAGAATGAGGACGATGGTGAAATTTTTAACCTACAGAAGTAG
- the LOC103712690 gene encoding F-box/FBD/LRR-repeat protein At1g13570-like isoform X3 — protein sequence MPASAKRKGRAPGSKSEAPSGRRGGGDGPDLISLLPDDLLSSVLSLLPIKDSARTSVLSTRWRHLWTTASLHLDSDCLHRNKRPSASWTPRHQEAWRARAVDQILSVHRGPLPTCHLAGYFLDNPTNVDTWLETLTRRGIQDLSFFCHHERRFGEEQCFYRLPSSLLTCSSLITLKLTNCRLPEFPRSLPAFVNLRNLFMQFTALSDDTFRDLLSNCGSLQHVALIHCAGLRSLRVRSPSLDSLVLKCSSPDSGDSIEELIIEDAPNFRRLMLRENALEYLQVEILDAPKLELLGFVCMDIKRLKMGGTCFEMNRTVSSLSSRVRSLKTLAISVIFDDDSEAEVVHDLLKCFPCLETLDVRIVFLDDPHDGDSGYWEQQGSLDCFDCHLENVTMKGFEGQSTDLGFAKFIIAKARVLKEMTLLCASDNWRREWIENIQQQLCLEKSASPDVEVVLMKDRYRIDEFSTWNLVINDWELGM from the exons ATGCCGGCGAGCGCCAAGAGGAAGGGCAGGGCGCCGGGATCGAAATCCGAAGCACCTTCGGGCCGACGAGGCGGCGGAGATGGTCCGGATCTAATCAGCctccttccggacgacctcctctCGTCCGTCCTCTCCCTGCTCCCCATCAAAGACTCTGCTCGGACCAGCGTCCTCTCCACCCGGTGGCGCCACCTCTGGACCACCGCCTCCCTCCACCTCGACAGCGACTGCCTCCACCGCAACAAAAGACCCAGCGCCTCCTGGACGCCGCGCCACCAGGAGGCCTGGCGCGCCCGCGCCGTCGACCAGATCCTCTCCGTCCACCGCGGACCCCTCCCCACCTGCCATCTCGCCGGCTATTTCCTCGACAACCCCACCAACGTCGACACCTGGCTCGAAACCCTAACCCGAAGAGGCATCcaagacctctccttcttctgCCATCACGAACGCCGCTTCGGCGAGGAGCAGTGCTTCTACCGCCTGCCCTCTTCCCTTCTTACCTGCAGCTCTCTTATAACCTTGAAACTTACGAATTGCCGCTTACCGGAATTTCCGCGATCCCTTCCCGCCTTCGTTAACCTCAGAAACCTATTCATGCAATTCACCGCCCTATCCGACGACACCTTCCGCGACCTGCTCTCCAACTGCGGCTCCCTCCAGCACGTAGCTTTAATCCACTGCGCAGGCCTCCGCAGCCTCCGTGTTCGCTCTCCGAGTCTCGACAGCTTGGTGCTGAAGTGCTCGTCGCCGGACTCCGGCGACTCGATCGAGGAGCTCATCATCGAAGACGCCCCCAATTTCAGGCGCTTGATGCTCCGCGAGAACGCCTTGGAGTATTTGCAGGTGGAGATTCTCGATGCCCCAAAGCTGGAGCTGTTAGGCTTCGTTTGCATGGACATCAAGAGGTTGAAGATGGGCGGAACTTGCTTTGAG ATGAACAGAACGGTTAGTAGCTTGAGTAGTCGGGTGCGTAGTCTGAAAACGTTGGCCATTAGTGTGATCTTCGACGATGATAGCGAGGCAGAGGTCGTACATGACTTGCTCAAATGTTTCCCTTGCTTAGAAACCTTGGATGTTCGG attgttttcttggatgatccTCATGATGGCGATTCAGGGTATTGGGAGCAGCAGGGTTCCCTTGATTGCTTTGATTGCCATCTGGAAAATGTCACCATGAAAGGTTTCGAAGGGCAGAGCACTGACCTAGGGTTTGCCAAGTTTATTATTGCGAAAGCACGCGTGCTCAAGGAGATGACTCTTCTTTGCGCATCTGATAATTGGAGAAGAGAATGGATAGAAAACATACAGCAGCAGCTGTGCCTTGAGAAGAGTGCCTCCCCGGATGTAGAAGTAGTTTTAATGAAAGATCGATATCGAATTGATGAATTTTCAACCTGGAATTTAGTAATTAATGACTG GGAGCTTGGCATGTGA
- the LOC103712690 gene encoding F-box/FBD/LRR-repeat protein At1g13570-like isoform X4, giving the protein MPASAKRKGRAPGSKSEAPSGRRGGGDGPDLISLLPDDLLSSVLSLLPIKDSARTSVLSTRWRHLWTTASLHLDSDCLHRNKRPSASWTPRHQEAWRARAVDQILSVHRGPLPTCHLAGYFLDNPTNVDTWLETLTRRGIQDLSFFCHHERRFGEEQCFYRLPSSLLTCSSLITLKLTNCRLPEFPRSLPAFVNLRNLFMQFTALSDDTFRDLLSNCGSLQHVALIHCAGLRSLRVRSPSLDSLVLKCSSPDSGDSIEELIIEDAPNFRRLMLRENALEYLQVEILDAPKLELLGFVCMDIKRLKMGGTCFEMNRTVSSLSSRVRSLKTLAISVIFDDDSEAEVVHDLLKCFPCLETLDVRIVFLDDPHDGDSGYWEQQGSLDCFDCHLENVTMKGFEGQSTDLGFAKFIIAKARVLKEMTLLCASDNWRREWIENIQQQLCLEKSASPDVEVVLMKDRYRIDEFSTWNLVIND; this is encoded by the exons ATGCCGGCGAGCGCCAAGAGGAAGGGCAGGGCGCCGGGATCGAAATCCGAAGCACCTTCGGGCCGACGAGGCGGCGGAGATGGTCCGGATCTAATCAGCctccttccggacgacctcctctCGTCCGTCCTCTCCCTGCTCCCCATCAAAGACTCTGCTCGGACCAGCGTCCTCTCCACCCGGTGGCGCCACCTCTGGACCACCGCCTCCCTCCACCTCGACAGCGACTGCCTCCACCGCAACAAAAGACCCAGCGCCTCCTGGACGCCGCGCCACCAGGAGGCCTGGCGCGCCCGCGCCGTCGACCAGATCCTCTCCGTCCACCGCGGACCCCTCCCCACCTGCCATCTCGCCGGCTATTTCCTCGACAACCCCACCAACGTCGACACCTGGCTCGAAACCCTAACCCGAAGAGGCATCcaagacctctccttcttctgCCATCACGAACGCCGCTTCGGCGAGGAGCAGTGCTTCTACCGCCTGCCCTCTTCCCTTCTTACCTGCAGCTCTCTTATAACCTTGAAACTTACGAATTGCCGCTTACCGGAATTTCCGCGATCCCTTCCCGCCTTCGTTAACCTCAGAAACCTATTCATGCAATTCACCGCCCTATCCGACGACACCTTCCGCGACCTGCTCTCCAACTGCGGCTCCCTCCAGCACGTAGCTTTAATCCACTGCGCAGGCCTCCGCAGCCTCCGTGTTCGCTCTCCGAGTCTCGACAGCTTGGTGCTGAAGTGCTCGTCGCCGGACTCCGGCGACTCGATCGAGGAGCTCATCATCGAAGACGCCCCCAATTTCAGGCGCTTGATGCTCCGCGAGAACGCCTTGGAGTATTTGCAGGTGGAGATTCTCGATGCCCCAAAGCTGGAGCTGTTAGGCTTCGTTTGCATGGACATCAAGAGGTTGAAGATGGGCGGAACTTGCTTTGAG ATGAACAGAACGGTTAGTAGCTTGAGTAGTCGGGTGCGTAGTCTGAAAACGTTGGCCATTAGTGTGATCTTCGACGATGATAGCGAGGCAGAGGTCGTACATGACTTGCTCAAATGTTTCCCTTGCTTAGAAACCTTGGATGTTCGG attgttttcttggatgatccTCATGATGGCGATTCAGGGTATTGGGAGCAGCAGGGTTCCCTTGATTGCTTTGATTGCCATCTGGAAAATGTCACCATGAAAGGTTTCGAAGGGCAGAGCACTGACCTAGGGTTTGCCAAGTTTATTATTGCGAAAGCACGCGTGCTCAAGGAGATGACTCTTCTTTGCGCATCTGATAATTGGAGAAGAGAATGGATAGAAAACATACAGCAGCAGCTGTGCCTTGAGAAGAGTGCCTCCCCGGATGTAGAAGTAGTTTTAATGAAAGATCGATATCGAATTGATGAATTTTCAACCTGGAATTTAGTAATTAATGACTG A
- the LOC103712688 gene encoding putative F-box/LRR-repeat protein At3g28410, with translation MPAKKRHRESDLESDMPSGRDLIGLLPDCILAQILSLLSLKESARTSVLCTRWRRLWTLVPLRLLDDDSLRFERTPCQSYDAPRSLTDDEAWCARSITQILSSHPGPIRSCRLVRRFSDLPAVDGWIQALTRKDIQEFFASFFGAPTPHPLPPSLFRCESLRKLNLGNCRFPEPPLPSPTFPNLRDLTLRFAFLTDGAITNLLSNCPALQSLALLRCSGLSRITIRSPCLCSLTLTRANSIKRLAVEEAPDLERLMVTEDTMQHTAIEIVGAPKLQLLGCLCMSLRKLDFTKPRIEDARRLFNSSILVHSLKILGVRVDFNEGYQRYKLSRLLRCFPCLERLDVEVVDMGSTYARQDLNYWERQDSFNCLVHHLTSVTLKGFLGQAADLGFARFLISKAQVLKVMTLYCASASRKTWVEDKRSYLCLDTRASFDARVIIAKDFNLRDVFQPWNSLLD, from the exons ATGCCGGCGAAGAAGAGGCATCGCGAATCGGACTTGGAATCCGACATGCCCTCCGGCCGGGATCTCATCGGCCTCCTTCCGGACTGCATCCTCGCCCAGATCCTGTCTCTCCTCTCCCTCAAAGAATCCGCCCGAACCAGCGTCCTCTGCACCCGATGGCGCCGCCTCTGGACCCTCGTCCCACTCCGCCTCCTCGACGACGACTCCCTCCGCTTCGAGAGAACCCCCTGTCAGAGCTACGACGCGCCGCGTTCCCTCACCGACGACGAGGCCTGGTGCGCCCGCTCCATCACCCAAATCCTCTCCTCCCACCCCGGACCCATACGCAGCTGCCGCCTCGTCCGCCGCTTCTCCGACCTGCCCGCTGTAGACGGCTGGATCCAGGCCCTGACCCGAAAAGACATCCAAGAATTCTTCGCATCCTTCTTCGGCGCCCCGACGCCCCACCCGTTGCCACCTTCCCTCTTCCGCTGCGAATCCCTGCGGAAGCTGAATCTCGGTAACTGCCGCTTCCCGGAGCCTCCTCTCCCATCTCCAACCTTCCCCAACCTCCGAGATCTAACCCTGCGCTTCGCTTTCCTAACCGATGGAGCCATCACCAACTTGCTGTCCAATTGCCCGGCCCTCCAGAGCTTAGCTCTGCTCAGGTGCTCCGGCCTCTCCAGAATCACCATCCGTTCGCCGTGTCTCTGCAGCCTGACGCTGACCAGGGCCAATTCCATCAAGAGGCTTGCCGTCGAGGAAGCCCCAGACCTCGAGCGCTTGATGGTTACCGAAGACACGATGCAGCATACGGCTATAGAGATTGTCGGCGCCCCAAAGCTGCAGTTGTTAGGCTGCCTGTGTATGTCTCTCAGGAAACTCGACTTCACCAAGCCTCGCATCGAG GATGCCAGAAGGCTATTCAACTCGAGTATTCTGGTGCATAGTCTGAAAATTCTGGGCGTCAGGGTGGATTTCAACGAAGGGTACCAGAGGTACAAACTTTCTCGCTTGCTCAGATGCTTTCCGTGCCTGGAAAGATTGGATGTTGAG GTTGTCGACATGGGCTCGACGTATGCTCGGCAGGATTTGAACTATTGGGAGCGTCAAGATTCCTTTAATTGCCTCGTTCATCACTTAACAAGTGTGACACTGAAAGGTTTTCTAGGCCAAGCAGCTGATCTGGGGTTCGCCAGGTTTCTTATCTCAAAAGCACAGGTGCTCAAGGTGATGACTCTTTATTGTGCGTCTGCTTCCAGGAAGACATGGGTAGAAGATAAGAGAAGCTATCTATGCCTTGATACTAGAGCTTCTTTTGATGCTCGAGTAATTATTGCCAAAGACTTCAATCTCCGTGACGTCTTCCAACCTTGGAATTCCTTATTAGATTAG
- the LOC103712687 gene encoding uncharacterized protein LOC103712687 isoform X2, giving the protein MKKGLHPQMQWISYVTQSGRLMHVMMTKIHHVGKVYHFRARRQMAQSLGQIAKFNRRYGQKNEDDGEIFNLQK; this is encoded by the coding sequence ATGAAGAAAGGGTTGCACCCACAGATGCAGTGGATTTCGTATGTGACTCAGAGTGGGAGATTGATGCATGTTATGATGACCAAGATACATCATGTTGGTAAAGTCTATCATTTCAGGGCAAGGCGTCAGATGGCACAGAGTCTAGGTCAGATTGCAAAGTTCAACCGCCGATATGGGCAAAAGAATGAGGACGATGGTGAAATTTTTAACCTACAGAAGTAG
- the LOC103712690 gene encoding F-box/FBD/LRR-repeat protein At1g13570-like isoform X2, protein MPASAKRKGRAPGSKSEAPSGRRGGGDGPDLISLLPDDLLSSVLSLLPIKDSARTSVLSTRWRHLWTTASLHLDSDCLHRNKRPSASWTPRHQEAWRARAVDQILSVHRGPLPTCHLAGYFLDNPTNVDTWLETLTRRGIQDLSFFCHHERRFGEEQCFYRLPSSLLTCSSLITLKLTNCRLPEFPRSLPAFVNLRNLFMQFTALSDDTFRDLLSNCGSLQHVALIHCAGLRSLRVRSPSLDSLVLKCSSPDSGDSIEELIIEDAPNFRRLMLRENALEYLQVEILDAPKLELLGFVCMDIKRLKMGGTCFEMNRTVSSLSSRVRSLKTLAISVIFDDDSEAEVVHDLLKCFPCLETLDVRIVFLDDPHDGDSGYWEQQGSLDCFDCHLENVTMKGFEGQSTDLGFAKFIIAKARVLKEMTLLCASDNWRREWIENIQQQLCLEKSASPDVEVVLMKDRYRIDEFSTWNLVINDCRELGM, encoded by the exons ATGCCGGCGAGCGCCAAGAGGAAGGGCAGGGCGCCGGGATCGAAATCCGAAGCACCTTCGGGCCGACGAGGCGGCGGAGATGGTCCGGATCTAATCAGCctccttccggacgacctcctctCGTCCGTCCTCTCCCTGCTCCCCATCAAAGACTCTGCTCGGACCAGCGTCCTCTCCACCCGGTGGCGCCACCTCTGGACCACCGCCTCCCTCCACCTCGACAGCGACTGCCTCCACCGCAACAAAAGACCCAGCGCCTCCTGGACGCCGCGCCACCAGGAGGCCTGGCGCGCCCGCGCCGTCGACCAGATCCTCTCCGTCCACCGCGGACCCCTCCCCACCTGCCATCTCGCCGGCTATTTCCTCGACAACCCCACCAACGTCGACACCTGGCTCGAAACCCTAACCCGAAGAGGCATCcaagacctctccttcttctgCCATCACGAACGCCGCTTCGGCGAGGAGCAGTGCTTCTACCGCCTGCCCTCTTCCCTTCTTACCTGCAGCTCTCTTATAACCTTGAAACTTACGAATTGCCGCTTACCGGAATTTCCGCGATCCCTTCCCGCCTTCGTTAACCTCAGAAACCTATTCATGCAATTCACCGCCCTATCCGACGACACCTTCCGCGACCTGCTCTCCAACTGCGGCTCCCTCCAGCACGTAGCTTTAATCCACTGCGCAGGCCTCCGCAGCCTCCGTGTTCGCTCTCCGAGTCTCGACAGCTTGGTGCTGAAGTGCTCGTCGCCGGACTCCGGCGACTCGATCGAGGAGCTCATCATCGAAGACGCCCCCAATTTCAGGCGCTTGATGCTCCGCGAGAACGCCTTGGAGTATTTGCAGGTGGAGATTCTCGATGCCCCAAAGCTGGAGCTGTTAGGCTTCGTTTGCATGGACATCAAGAGGTTGAAGATGGGCGGAACTTGCTTTGAG ATGAACAGAACGGTTAGTAGCTTGAGTAGTCGGGTGCGTAGTCTGAAAACGTTGGCCATTAGTGTGATCTTCGACGATGATAGCGAGGCAGAGGTCGTACATGACTTGCTCAAATGTTTCCCTTGCTTAGAAACCTTGGATGTTCGG attgttttcttggatgatccTCATGATGGCGATTCAGGGTATTGGGAGCAGCAGGGTTCCCTTGATTGCTTTGATTGCCATCTGGAAAATGTCACCATGAAAGGTTTCGAAGGGCAGAGCACTGACCTAGGGTTTGCCAAGTTTATTATTGCGAAAGCACGCGTGCTCAAGGAGATGACTCTTCTTTGCGCATCTGATAATTGGAGAAGAGAATGGATAGAAAACATACAGCAGCAGCTGTGCCTTGAGAAGAGTGCCTCCCCGGATGTAGAAGTAGTTTTAATGAAAGATCGATATCGAATTGATGAATTTTCAACCTGGAATTTAGTAATTAATGACTG CAGGGAGCTTGGCATGTGA
- the LOC103712690 gene encoding F-box/FBD/LRR-repeat protein At1g13570-like isoform X1, translated as MPASAKRKGRAPGSKSEAPSGRRGGGDGPDLISLLPDDLLSSVLSLLPIKDSARTSVLSTRWRHLWTTASLHLDSDCLHRNKRPSASWTPRHQEAWRARAVDQILSVHRGPLPTCHLAGYFLDNPTNVDTWLETLTRRGIQDLSFFCHHERRFGEEQCFYRLPSSLLTCSSLITLKLTNCRLPEFPRSLPAFVNLRNLFMQFTALSDDTFRDLLSNCGSLQHVALIHCAGLRSLRVRSPSLDSLVLKCSSPDSGDSIEELIIEDAPNFRRLMLRENALEYLQVEILDAPKLELLGFVCMDIKRLKMGGTCFEMNRTVSSLSSRVRSLKTLAISVIFDDDSEAEVVHDLLKCFPCLETLDVRIVFLDDPHDGDSGYWEQQGSLDCFDCHLENVTMKGFEGQSTDLGFAKFIIAKARVLKEMTLLCASDNWRREWIENIQQQLCLEKSASPDVEVVLMKDRYRIDEFSTWNLVINDCFSGNANIQDYLKLVGTIQD; from the exons ATGCCGGCGAGCGCCAAGAGGAAGGGCAGGGCGCCGGGATCGAAATCCGAAGCACCTTCGGGCCGACGAGGCGGCGGAGATGGTCCGGATCTAATCAGCctccttccggacgacctcctctCGTCCGTCCTCTCCCTGCTCCCCATCAAAGACTCTGCTCGGACCAGCGTCCTCTCCACCCGGTGGCGCCACCTCTGGACCACCGCCTCCCTCCACCTCGACAGCGACTGCCTCCACCGCAACAAAAGACCCAGCGCCTCCTGGACGCCGCGCCACCAGGAGGCCTGGCGCGCCCGCGCCGTCGACCAGATCCTCTCCGTCCACCGCGGACCCCTCCCCACCTGCCATCTCGCCGGCTATTTCCTCGACAACCCCACCAACGTCGACACCTGGCTCGAAACCCTAACCCGAAGAGGCATCcaagacctctccttcttctgCCATCACGAACGCCGCTTCGGCGAGGAGCAGTGCTTCTACCGCCTGCCCTCTTCCCTTCTTACCTGCAGCTCTCTTATAACCTTGAAACTTACGAATTGCCGCTTACCGGAATTTCCGCGATCCCTTCCCGCCTTCGTTAACCTCAGAAACCTATTCATGCAATTCACCGCCCTATCCGACGACACCTTCCGCGACCTGCTCTCCAACTGCGGCTCCCTCCAGCACGTAGCTTTAATCCACTGCGCAGGCCTCCGCAGCCTCCGTGTTCGCTCTCCGAGTCTCGACAGCTTGGTGCTGAAGTGCTCGTCGCCGGACTCCGGCGACTCGATCGAGGAGCTCATCATCGAAGACGCCCCCAATTTCAGGCGCTTGATGCTCCGCGAGAACGCCTTGGAGTATTTGCAGGTGGAGATTCTCGATGCCCCAAAGCTGGAGCTGTTAGGCTTCGTTTGCATGGACATCAAGAGGTTGAAGATGGGCGGAACTTGCTTTGAG ATGAACAGAACGGTTAGTAGCTTGAGTAGTCGGGTGCGTAGTCTGAAAACGTTGGCCATTAGTGTGATCTTCGACGATGATAGCGAGGCAGAGGTCGTACATGACTTGCTCAAATGTTTCCCTTGCTTAGAAACCTTGGATGTTCGG attgttttcttggatgatccTCATGATGGCGATTCAGGGTATTGGGAGCAGCAGGGTTCCCTTGATTGCTTTGATTGCCATCTGGAAAATGTCACCATGAAAGGTTTCGAAGGGCAGAGCACTGACCTAGGGTTTGCCAAGTTTATTATTGCGAAAGCACGCGTGCTCAAGGAGATGACTCTTCTTTGCGCATCTGATAATTGGAGAAGAGAATGGATAGAAAACATACAGCAGCAGCTGTGCCTTGAGAAGAGTGCCTCCCCGGATGTAGAAGTAGTTTTAATGAAAGATCGATATCGAATTGATGAATTTTCAACCTGGAATTTAGTAATTAATGACTG TTTTAGTGGAAATGCAAACATCCAAGATTATTTAAAATTAGTGGGCACAATCCAAGATTAG
- the LOC103712689 gene encoding F-box/LRR-repeat protein At3g26922-like: MAPNRRKKGQIISDSDPHFSGGGVTADGFDRFELVPDCLLVSILSLLPIEDAVRTSVLSTRWRRLWTLAPLGLLDDSALRSEKFPNKKLLAFRAFHDEEQWRAQEGWRVRAIDRVLSAHAGPIRSCRLSCVYFHIPLLDGWIQTLSQKGVQDLVILIPMEKRFYLVPPSLITCQSLRSLELCYCRILKPTKPRLNLVNLRVLNLKRSLVTDAAINDLLSSCPALQSLALVHCAGLRRIHLRSPALCSMMLDDYSLEVEELFVVDAPNLEYLMLGKNATRRTHLKVLNAPKLELLGFLDMNIKMLELGSTCFEKSMVKLSTVVHSLKKLAIRVDFNDDLQADIVFDLLRCFPCLETLDVLIADMDDDDDDDDPYVDYWEQQSSFDCLDHHLKSVTLKGFLGQRADSGFVNFLIAKARVLQVITLISVHAWKEGWVGTIQQDLCLQNKASIDAEVVFMKEKHEMNQFQPWSSLF; encoded by the exons ATGGCGCCGAACAGGAGGAAGAAGGGACAGATCATCTCCGACTCCGACCCACATTTCAGCGGCGGAGGTGTCACTGCCGACGGCTTCGACCGATTCGAACTCGTCCCGGACTGCCTCCTCGTCTccatcctctccctcctccccaTCGAAGACGCCGTCCGGACCAGCGTCCTCTCCACCCGGTGGCGCCGCCTCTGGACCCTAGCCCCCCTCGGCCTTCTCGACGACTCCGCCCTCCGCTCTGAGAAATTCCCCAACAAGAAGCTCTTGGCCTTCCGGGCGTTCCACGACGAGGAGCAATGGCGCGCCCAGGAGGGCTGGCGCGTCCGCGCCATCGACCGCGTCCTCTCCGCGCACGCCGGTCCCATCCGGAGCTGCCGCCTCTCCTGCGTCTACTTCCACATCCCCCTCCTCGACGGCTGGATCCAAACCCTAAGCCAGAAGGGCGTCCAAGATCTCGTTATCCTCATCCCCATGGAGAAGCGCTTCTACCTCGTTCCCCCTTCCCTCATCACATGCCAGTCCCTTCGGTCCTTAGAGCTGTGCTACTGTCGAATCTTGAAACCCACTAAGCCTCGCCTCAATCTTGTCAATCTCAGAGTTCTGAATCTGAAGCGGAGTCTCGTAACGGATGCCGCCATCAATGACTTGCTGTCCAGCTGCCCAGCCCTGCAGAGCCTAGCTCTGGTACACTGTGCTGGCCTCCGGCGCATCCATCTCCGCTCCCCTGCCCTCTGCAGCATGATGCTGGATGATTACTCCTTGGAGGTCGAAGAGCTTTTCGTTGTCGATGCCCCGAATCTTGAGTACCTGATGCTAGGTAAGAACGCGACAAGAAGGACGCACCTAAAAGTTCTCAATGCGCCAAAGCTGGAGCTGCTGGGTTTTCTTGATATGAACATCAAGATGCTCGAGTTGGGCAGCACTTGTTTTGAG AAAAGCATGGTTAAATTGAGTACTGTGGTGCATAGCCTGAAAAAACTCGCCATTAGAGTGGATTTCAATGACGATCTTCAGGCGGATATAGTTTTTGACTTGCTCAGATGCTTCCCTTGCCTGGAAACATTGGATGTCTTG ATTGCTGACATGGACgatgacgacgacgacgacgacccaTATGTGGACTACTGGGAGCAGCAAAGTTCCTTTGATTGTCTTGATCATCATCTGAAAAGTGTGACACTGAAGGGTTTTTTAGGACAGAGGGCTGATTCGGGGTTTGTTAACTTTCTTATTGCAAAAGCACGAGTGCTTCAGGTGATAACTCTTATTTCTGTACATGCTTGGAAAGAGGGATGGGTAGGAACCATACAGCAAGACCTGTGCCTTCAGAATAAAGCTTCTATAGATGCTGaagtagttttcatgaaagaaaaaCATGAGATGAATCAGTTTCAACCTTGGAGTTCACTATTTTGA